CCAAGCTGCAGACTTACACAGTAAATGTTGCTTTGGGGGATTTGGTGTGAGAGAGCTGCTGTAGAGGAACAGATAAGAGCAGGAAACCAGCATGCACCATTTTCTACCTGCAGCAAAAAAGAGAACAGAAGGATAATCAAAAATTTATGAGTTCATGTTTCTGTTCTTTTAGTTAAACACAAACAATGGGAATATAGTAAAGCAGTATAAGAGAATCTATCTGTTATTTCTCACAATGACACAATACTTACAATCTCTTGGTTCAGTCTATAGACACATTACTCATTTCACATGGTTGGACATGATGGTCTTGATGAACTTCCACTGAGACGTCCAGGATCTGAATTGTCTTGTAGGAAATCAAGAGAATAAAGCCTGCAGAGATGATAAGTGAACGTCTTCACAACCAAAGGGTCAGTTTTTGAGATCTTCGGATCTAACAGAAGAAACTGGTGGGATGGAAAAGGCAGAATATGTGAGTGTCAGTCCTTTATTCACTTTCTCTGTGGTTTACAGCAACATGACAGAGAGGTGAAAAAAGGCGTAATTCCCATTGCTACTGTGGGCTCCAGCACATGCTGGGTTAAAGTAAATAGCCATCTAAAATATTTATCTCAGGCCAGAGTCACTGAAGTCAGCAGGAAAGCTTTTAAAGAACACAGGCATAACGCTTCAGCAGTCTAAAAGTGCACATCCATGTGTAATGAACATTCAGGTACAATGCCTCTGTGTGCCTTTTGAGACACTACAgcactttttgtgtgtgtgtggggggggggggcgttTGAGTTGGTAGGTATATAATACAGCTTTCTTATATAAAACATGCAGTATTTATAGTTTATCTATAGTATCtatagtttatagtatacaCTGAATACAGATGAATCAGAATACTGCATGGATCACTGAGAAAAAAATGTGCATGAACCAGCCAATGAACaagtgaatttccctttgggatgaataaagtatctatctatctatctatctatctatctatctatctatctatctatctatctatctatctatctatctatctatctatctatctatctatctatcccaaaGTTGAATGCGTGTTAACGTTTGTGATATAGCTTTATACAATAACGTGTATAAAGCATCCAATCAAAATGCTTCTAGCATAACAACTGCATAAATCATCCAATCAAATGCCTCACTGCTTTGAAAACCAGCCAGAACTGACGGCTCTTTTCAGTGAGTCAAATCATTTGATTCAGCTAACCAATAAGAGTcgactttaaaaaacaaacaaaaaaaacccctcattCACAGGTACTTGTATGCCTACGGTGGACTCGCCACATCACCTGTCCTGTGTTACtcgttattattttaatttaccaAGGTGTTATTTTGACTAAATCAGCTTGTGGTTCAGGGTTCGTGCAGCAGTACTGCCTACAGGTATATGAGAGTCGACTCATAAGGTTCAGCTAATAGAACCGACTCAAGGAGTCGAATCGTTCGCGTGCGGAACATCATTACCGGCCAGTAAAAATCCCGCACCGTGTGCAGGCTTCACGAGACCGCAGACTCAGCAGTGCAATTAGCAGGGCGGGCATACGAGCGCCTTTACGCATTATATTTCCCAGGTTTCTTATTTGCATTCATGCTTAAACGTTAACGGTGTGCACGTGAGTGGATGTTTGGGTTGATCTTCGCCTCTAGCCGTATGCGTTGCAAAGAGACTGAGGCGCGCCTGTGAAAAGGCGATGGCGGACGGAGCGCGCGGCACGGAGGTCTCGCGCGCCGTGAAGCGACGATGACGGCAGCGCGGAGCTCGAGCGAACGCGGCGGAAGAGGAGTTGCAGACGGTGATGGAGAGGGAAGCGCGAGAGCGTCCCAGGAGCAGGCCGGCGCCGCGCACCTCAGCCTCGGCGTGCTGGAGTCGGTCGCCACCGTGGGTGAGCCAGCAAACACGGAATTATCGGGAATCTAATCGGTGCTGTGAAATTATTGACACGGCACAACGGCAGAGATGCACGACCGCAGCGGCAATACGATTAATCAGCGCTAACGCTGCTTATACAAGTCCGACTCACAGGCAGAATAATCGATCAGAACCGGAATCGATTAGAATGAATCTCCTAAAAATGATGCGCGTGACGGAACTAACACCGACACTGTATTTATTACCTGCCTGCTTAATGccgtgctgttagaggaaaataaacagTAACGGGGTGGTGTGATCAAGCAGAGTTACTGTGACCACACCGGAAAAAAGGGGTTTTACACCTCTTACACCACAGGAAATCTTATAATAtcagtttttttaaagaacatcaTGGTTATAGTTGCATTGTGGAAAACGGCGCGAGACAAGTTGTCACTTACGCTACAGCAGCTGAGTGTGTGAAGTTAttaacagagaaacacacagcatGTCCTGCTACAGAGAGACAACACAATCCCTGCTACAGGATCCTTAGAAATCCGTGTTTCTCTGTTAgaggaaataaatcaacaactTCTGTGgttagctctgtggtgtaaAGCAGGTGAATTAACACTGTAGGTGTTTACTGATCTCAGTGCAGGTGTTTACTGAACAGTGGTGGTCTTTCCACCTGGATATAACACCACTGCAGCAGGAAGATGTTCACCTCGAGGGGAAGGAaagaagagggggaaaaaaatctattttacgTTATGCAGGGGTGGAGAATGTGGCTTGAATTCTTTATGAGACTGCAAATGAACTTTATGGATTGAAGAGAGTGGAGCAGCTGCTCACCGAGCACTAAATGTTAACAGCGAGGTTACAGGCTGTGTGCAAAGCTTCAAGCTATAGTCAAGATATTAatactaacaataataataataacaataataataatacacatattAATGAGGACCCTGGTGTAAAAATCCAAAATGGCCGCCTGTTGTTCATGTTGTTTTTCTCCTTCTGTATTTCCTTCACACAGGTACAGGCACCTTCGGTCGAGTGGTGCTGGTGCAGGATCGCAAAACCAAGGGCTATTTTGCATTAAAGTCCATGAAAATTGTGGATTTGATCCGACTGAAACAGCAGCAACATGTTCACAACGAGAAAGAAGTCCTTATGGAAGTCAATCACCCTTTTATCGTCAAACTGTGAGTTCTGTTAAAGAAATGAAATCCGTTTACCAAGCAGATCAATGTGATTTGAGGTAGCGTGTTGCTAATAAGTGGTTTTAATCACACTAACATATGTATTTAAGTCTGATTACTGAACACCTCGCTACGTTTTGTGGTAAAAGGGATAAGCATGACGCTGATTAATGGTTCTCATTAGCAAAGTTAGCCACATAACACTAGCAAAATTCAGACACCACATCTGAGGTAATCTTCAGAGAGCACAGTTTTTGTGTATCTCTTTTACTGACACTTCTTCACACCCAGAACACTTTGTTTTAGTTTCTCTCAACAAACTGAAACATTTAGAACACAGCCGTAAAAAACCAAAATGGTTGCCTGCGTAATTTAATACTATTATCTGTATTTAAAGTTTTGTCAGTGGTGTTAGTTTCAGACTGTTCGCATTAGCAGGAtgcataattaaataaaaccgTGTTATGACAAATTTTTGATGGAGAAGTTGCTCAGCTTCACAGCACACATGCAGAACAACCCCTACATTCCTAACATTACTAAATGCTTGTAACTAATCCCGTAAACAGTGAGGGATTCAGATTGTCCAAATCCAGTCAGACTTTTGGCTTTCTCCTAAAAGGATTCTCCTCGTATCAGATGATGCATTTTTAAACCGCTGTGATGCTCCAGACGCTGAATTTCTTGCTATTTTTATCGCTAATGGTCTACAGGGTGTATAATGCAGCCGTATTGCATTGCAGCTTATTTCTGGGGCTTTTACCATCTAATTCCACCGCATACAAAATGCATGAAGTATTGAGTATCGTGGGTTTGACTCAGGAGCTGAAGGTTTAGTAAATGTCCTTATGCTAATCTGTTCTCTCAGGTCCTACTGCATGTAGCTGGCTTCTGAAATTAGATCCATGAAAGCAGGAGGATGTAAACCTCTACAGCTAGCTCATTAGCTGATTCTGTTGTTGGTtgatgcctcacagctccagagttCCCAGTTCACTCCCAGCTCAGGTTTCTGTCTGCGTGGAGTTTGGCATGTTCTTCCTGAATCCGTGAAGCGTCTCCGGTTTCAGGGATCTGACACTTGAGttgattaaataatttaataaaacgGTCACTATTCCCCCCCTCAGTGAGAGCTGCATGTGATTgtgctgttgtttattttaccATGTCACTTTTCCTAGTCTTGTCTCCTCCCCCGTCACAACACTGGTCAGTTTCTTGGATGTTTGCTCCTGTTCTGTGTTTCATTTGTCAATTTGAACCCTGCTGTTTCGTGTGAAGTCTAGTCGAATGCCGTGTGTTTGTTAATATATTTGGATATACTGGTGATAATCCTGTGTGCCATATCCCATAataaatgatgtagaaaaaacaAACCCCTTTCATGCCTTTGGTTCTTTAAAGTGACTGTGATGAAGGTTTGaggaaaatgtttcatttcttgTCTAAACTGCTAGGTTCTGGACGTGGCATGATGATCGGTGTCTCTTCATGCTGATGGAGTTTGTGCCTGGCGGTGAGCTCTTCAGCTATCTGCGCAGTCGCGGAAAGTTCAGTAACGACACAGGTCTGTTCTTCGCATCAGAAATCGTTTGTGCACTGGAGTACCTTCACTCCAAAGACATCGTGTATAGAGACCTGAAACCGGAGAACATCCTGCTGGACCGCGAAGGCCACGTCAAACTCACCGACTTCGGATTTGCCAAGAAGGTGGTAGACAGGTAGGGGGTGGAGTTTAGCTTTGAAAGCTTAGTGATGGAAAGATTTGGAGGTTGGTATTCAAATGAAAGgagctaatttgcatattgaTGTGCGGTGAGATGTGAGTCTGCCGGACCAGAGACACATTTGCCTAGAGAATGTAAATGCATGAGGTTCAGATCAGAAATGAAATCAGACATGCAGCACTGCAGCAGAAAGAAGATCAAAACTAGAATTAGTCCTGTCCTGATGACCTTCCTGTCCTgtgactggagactccttccataaatgctacataaacatctccttacagaactTCAAGTGAAcatgctgttactatggaaacctaTAAGAAAGAGTGCATTGATCTAAGCCTGTGATGTAGAGAACGTTAGAGACAGAGCTCCAGTCTGAGCTACTGGTACAAAGGGggaaatatagaaatatgtaAAGAGGAGTAAAGAAACAGACATATATTCCATCCTCTCCACAGCATGTGAGTGTACACAGGGAGGAGTGTGttttagagacagagagaacaagCTGTCATTAACCGAGTGGCATCGTGTTCTCCTGTGGGATCTGTACATATTCTtggtgtctctgtctctcttctgctCTCACTCTGCTATCTGTCATATGGAGGATATGAGGAGGATATgggatatctatctatctatctatctatctatctatctatctatctatctatctatctatctatctatctatctatctatctatctatctatctatctatctgtctatctgtctgtctgtctgtctgtctgtctgtctgcctgcctgcctgcctgcctgt
This DNA window, taken from Hemibagrus wyckioides isolate EC202008001 linkage group LG06, SWU_Hwy_1.0, whole genome shotgun sequence, encodes the following:
- the LOC131355319 gene encoding cAMP-dependent protein kinase catalytic subunit PRKX-like isoform X2; translated protein: MTAARSSSERGGRGVADGDGEGSARASQEQAGAAHLSLGVLESVATVGTGTFGRVVLVQDRKTKGYFALKSMKIVDLIRLKQQQHVHNEKEVLMEVNHPFIVKLFWTWHDDRCLFMLMEFVPGGELFSYLRSRGKFSNDTGLFFASEIVCALEYLHSKDIVYRDLKPENILLDREGHVKLTDFGFAKKVVDRTCTLCGTPEYLAPEIIQGKGHGLAVDWWALGVLIFEMLSGYPPFFDDNPFGIYQKVLSAKLNIPRQLDFHVKDLIKKLLVVDKTKRLGNLRGGAEDVKSHKWFRSVEWDVVPQRKLKSANHHSRSHA
- the LOC131355319 gene encoding cAMP-dependent protein kinase catalytic subunit PRKX-like isoform X1, translated to MTAARSSSERGGRGVADGDGEGSARASQEQAGAAHLSLGVLESVATVGTGTFGRVVLVQDRKTKGYFALKSMKIVDLIRLKQQQHVHNEKEVLMEVNHPFIVKLFWTWHDDRCLFMLMEFVPGGELFSYLRSRGKFSNDTGLFFASEIVCALEYLHSKDIVYRDLKPENILLDREGHVKLTDFGFAKKVVDRTCTLCGTPEYLAPEIIQGKGHGLAVDWWALGVLIFEMLSGYPPFFDDNPFGIYQKVLSAKLNIPRQLDFHVKDLIKKLLVVDKTKRLGNLRGGAEDVKSHKWFRSVEWDVVPQRKLKPIIIPEVTHEGDPSNFEAYPEEKRKKEPAVSPRDLEIFKNF